Below is a genomic region from Desulfuromonas sp..
CTCGGTGAGGAACTCCCCGTGACGCATGTAATAGCCCGCCTCGATGCACAGGGCCGGCACCAGCGGCGGCATGCAGAGCTGGCTGGCGCCGACGGAGGCCACCTTGTTGAGGCGCAGGAAACCGGAGGCCAGGAGGATGACGACCGTGTGGACGGCGAGCAGGGGGAGCGCCCCGAGAAAGACCCCGAGGGCCGCCGCGGCGGCCAGCTCCCCGGCCGAACTCTTCTCGGTCAGCAGGGTGCGCACCGACTGCAGGGGGCGCAACACGCTCACTTCGTCCCCGGGACGCCGGTCGCGGACGATCTTGCGGTGGGGCCATGGCGCCACCGAGCGCAGGGTCAGCCGGGTGTTGAGCAGCGAGATGCGCACGTTGTCCAGGAACTTGTCGAAGTGGGAGACCCGCTCCCCGGCGGGGGGGTAGTAGACGGAGATCGCCACCTCCCGCAGGGCCACCCCGGCCCAGGCGGCCTTGACCAGCACTTCGACCTCGAAGGAGTAGCGCGCCTCCCCCAGGGACAGGGCGGAGAGGACCGCCACCGGGTAGGCGCGGAAGCCGCTCTGGGTGTCGCCCAGGCTCTGCCCGGTCTGCACCCGCAGCCAGAAGTTGGAGAAGCTGCGGCCGAACCGGGAAGCGCCGGGGACGTGCTCCCCCCCCATGTCCCGGTTGCCGACCACGATCGCCCAGGGGTCCTCCCTCAGCAGGGGAAGGAAACGGGCGAAATCGGCCGGGTCGTGCTGGCCGTCGGCGTCGATGGTGACGATGTGGGTCATGCCGAGGCGCTCCGCCTCGGCGGCCGCGGTCAGGATCGCCGCCCCCTTGCCCCGGTTTTCATCGTGGCGGACCATCCGCACCGGCAGCCCCTCCAGGCGTCCGGCCCCGCCGTCGCTGCTGCCGTCGTCCACCACCAGCACATCGGGGTGGAGCGCCAGGGACCGCTCGGCCACCTCCCGGAGGGTGGCGGCGTGGTTGTAGACGGGGATCACGATCAGGACCCTGAGCTCTTCGACGCCCATCTCAGGCATCCCCGTAGCGCCGGTCGGAGCGGGCGAAGCGCAGGAAGGCGCCGAGGTTGCCGGCGAACCGCCGCCAGCTGTCCGGCGATCTCCAGAGCATGGCGGCAAATCCGAGCAGCACCTTCGGCCGGCTGTAGTGGCTTTTGTAGAACTCCCGGAAGAGGACCTCCAGGCGCTCCCGGGTCAGGCCGCGGGGGACGAACTGGAAGCTCATGCAGTCCATCCGGTCCCAGTCCTCGTCGAACTCCCCCAACTCGCGGGCCTCCGCGTAGATCGGCGACCCCGGAAAGGGGGTGAACTTGGCGAGGTTGAAGTCGTCGACGGGCAGAGAGAAGACGTAGTCCATGCTCCGGCGGATGCTCTCCTCGCTCTCGCCGGGCAGCCCCATCATGAGCAGGCCCTTGGTGCGGATGCCGGCGCCCTTGATCAGGCGGATCTTGTCGGCGAGCAGGTCGAGGTCGGGGTTCTGGCGGTGGCGGGCGAGGAGTTCCGGGTCGCCGGTCTCGATCCCCAGGCTCGCCATCCAGCAGCCGGCCGCCTTCATCAGGCGCAGCAGTTCGGAATCGACATGCTCGGCGCGCACCGCGCAGTTGAAGGTCATCCCGAGGGGCCGGTCGATCATCATCCGGCAGAAGTCCTCCACCCGCCCGCGGTGAAAGGTGAACTGGTCGTCGTAGAAGTTGACGTGGCGGATGCCGAAACGCTCCCCCAGGTGGCGCAGGTGCTCGTAGAGGTACTCCGCCGAGTTGAAGCGGAAGGTGCGACCGAAGACCGAGCGGTCGCAGTAGCTGCAGGCGTAGGTGCAGCCCCGGCTGCTGATGCAGCTCGTGTTGGGGGTGCGGGGATAGTTGAAAATCGGCAGCCGGTACGCCTCCGGGAACCCGGCCAGCTTGGCGTAGGCGGGAAAGGGAAGGCTGTCGAGTTCGAGCCCCTCCCGGGGGCCGTTGAAGACCGTTTCCCCGCCGTCGCGCCAGACCAGGCCGGCCACCCCGGCGGGCTCCCCGCCGGCCGCGACCAGCTCGGCCAGGGCCGCCTCCCCCTCGCCGGCGACGAGGACGTCGATCTCGGGCCGCCCCTCCAGGGCCACCTCCTTGAGGGCCGAGACGTGGGGGCCGCCGAAGACGGTGCGCACCCCAGGCAGCTCGGCCTTGGCGAGGCCGGCCAGGCGCACCCCGTCGAGAAAGGAGCTCGTGGTGCAGCTGAAGGCGACGGTGGCCGGCCGCTCCCGGCGCAGGGCATCGAGGATCCGGCGCTCGGCGTCGGGGTGGGCGAAGCAGTCGACGATCCGGACCTCCATCCCCTCCCGCTCGAGGTAGGCGGCGATGCTCGCCAGCCCGAGGGGCGGCATGATGTTGGCCAGCCGCGAGATGTCCCGCCCGGCCGCTTCGGGGCGGTAGCCGAGGGGATGGACGAGGAGGACCTTTTTCTCTGCCAGTCGCGCCATCGCTACGCCCCGCCGGCCCGGCGCCGGCTCCCCTTGTCGAAGGAGATCAGCTTGTCCCAGAGCAGGCCCCGGTAGCCGAAACGCTGCATCACCGAGAGCCGTGCCTGCCCCTCGCTCGGAGGGAAGATGCGGTCGCGGCGGCCGGCGAAGGCGGCCTCGATGGCGGCGTTCATCTGCTCGGAATCGACCCCGGGCGAGAAGTAGTAGACCGGCCGAAGCAGGGGCGCGTCCGGGGCGATCACGCCGTCGGCGACGGCCCGCTGGTGGATCGGCGCCCCCTGAAGGATGCGGATGCCGGAGAAGGCGAAGACGACCGCGGGGCCGAGCCTCTCCATGTTCTCCAGTCCCTCTTGAAGCGTCTCCGTCGTCTCGCCGGGGCCGCCGAAGATGACGAAGTGGGCGCAGGGGACCTTCTCCTCCAGGCAGGCCCGGTTGACCTCCAACACCTCGGCGAAGGAGAAGCCCTTGTCGAGCCCGGCCAGGGTCCGGTCGCAGGCGGCGTCGGTCCCAAGTTCCACGGCGGAGAGGCCCGAGCGCTTGAGCAGGGCCAGCTCGGCCCTCCCCAGCCCCTGGGGACGGAAGTAGCCGCACCAGTTGAGTTTCAGCTCCCGCCGGATCAGCTCCTCGGCCACCTCCAGGTAGTGGCCGCGGGGGTCGTTGAAGACCGAGTCGGTGAAGAAGACGTGGTCGACCCCGTGCTCCCGGGTCATCCGCTCCAGGTCGTCGGCCACCTCCCGGGGGTCGCGGGGGCGGAAGTCCTTCCCCTCCAGGTGGGGATAGGTGCAGTAGGCGCAGGCGTGGGGGCAGCCCCGCTTGGTCTGCAGGTTGAGCATGCCGCTTCCCCGCAGGTAGAAGTCGACCAGCTTCTCCTCCAGGAGGGGGGCCGTCATCTCCCCCCCCGCCAGGGGGGCGCCGCCGGCGATGATGCGCCCGGCCGCCTTCCCCGCCGCCAGGGCGTCGATCAGCTCGCAGGCCGCCCGCTCCCCCTCGCCGACGATGCCGTGGTCCCCGCCGACGAAGTCGAGGATCTCCTCCGGCAGGATGGAGAAGGCCGGGCCCCCGAGGATCACCGGGACCGCGGTCTCCGTCCGCAGGCAGGCGACGAGGCGGCGGGCCTGCTCAAGGTACCAGCCCCCTTCGGCGCAGAGGGAGTCGACGTTGTCGATGTTGCGCAGGGAGAGGCAGACGAAGTCGGGGGCGAACTCCCGCACCGCCTCGGTCAGCCTCTGCTCCGAGCGCTCCTCGGCCAGGAAGTCGAACTGGCGCACCTGGTGGCCGGAACCGGCGAGGGCCCCGGCGACGACCGCCATCCCGAGGGGATAGACCGGGTAGGGCTCGGTGGAGACGTTGCTGGAGAGGAGAAAGACCCGGCTCATGCCCCGCCCTGCCTCCGGAAGGCCCTGCGGGAGCCGGCGTCGTAGCGCCGGTAGGTGCCATCCTCCATCTCCCGCCCGATGACCTGCTTGAACAGCTCCCCCATCTTCAACTGGTGGCCGCCGCCGGCGTAGAAGGTGTCCCAGGCGTATTCGTACATCTCCTGGAGCTCGTCGGGAGTCATCTTTTTCGGCTGGAAGACGACCTTGCCGGCGGTGTAGTCGATCCAGTCGTTGCTCAGGATGCGTCCCTGCCTCTCGAGCTGGGCGCGGATCGGCGAATGGGGGAACGGGGTGAGGACCGTGAACTCGGCCACGTCGAGCTCCACCTCGAGGAGGAAGTCTACGAGGCGCTTGATGTCGTCGGCGTCCTGGTCGTCGGTGCCGAGGATGATCGTCCCCTCGATCCCGATGCCGTGGTCCTTGAGGCGCCGGATCCGGTTGCGGATCGTGTCCGAGGTGTCGAAGACAGCCTGGTAGACGTACCAGGCTCCGGCGTCGGCGGCGAGCTTGAGGACCTCGTCGTCGTCGAGGATCGGGTGGGAAACCCACTTCTTCTTCAGGGGCGCCATGGCGGTGAAGAGGTCGATCAGCCACTGCCGGTCCTGGGCGAGGGAGTTGTCGACGATGAAGAGGCGGTTGTTGCGGATCGCCTCCATCTCGGCGATGACCTTGTCGATGGGGCGCGGACGGAACGCCTTGCCGCCGAGGTAGCCGGTGCAGCAGGGAAAGCAGTCGAAGCGGCAGCCCCGCGAGGCGTGCACCAGGTCGAGCATCTGCACCCCGCGGTAGTTGTAGAGGTCGCGGTCGAGGATCTCCCGGCGGGCGGTGCCGACCAGCTCGATGTCGGGGTGGCGGTGCATGTAATCGTAGACCTTCTGCAGGCGTCCCCTCTGGAAGTCCTCGATCACCCCGGCGAAGCGCCCCTCGACCTCGCCGAGGAAGACGCTGTCGGCGTGGCCGGCCACCTCCTCGGCGTGGAGCATGGTGGCGATGCCGCCGAAGATCACCGGAACCCCCCGCTCCCGGTACTCCCGGGCCACCTCGAAGGCGCGGGGGAGCTGGCAGGAGAGCATGGTGGAGACCGCGACCAGGTCGACCCCCTCGTTGAAATCGACGCTCTGCAGGTTCTCGTCGACGAAGGAGAGTTCCACCTCCGGGGGGACGGCGGCGGCAAAGACGACGGGGCCGTGGGGCGGCAGGTGGAACTCGGTCTGGCGCTCCAGCTTGGGCCAGCTCGGGTAGATCAGCTTCATCCTCATGGGTCAGCCTCTTTCTTCGGTAGCTTCAAAGCAGCGGCCTCAGCCGCGGGAATTCTTATGGCACGCACGGACCAGGGACGGCAGGTCCGCCACCGGGCACCCGTCCAGGGCGAGGCCCTCGGCGATGGAGAGCTCGCCGAGGGGGGCGAGCCCTCCGGCCGGTTCGCGCTCCAGAACGACGAACAGGGCCCCGGGGGCGGCTCCCTCCGGAGCCTCAAGGGGCGGCGGGGCCTCGAGGTCGCAGATGCCGGCGAGCACCCCCTTCTCGTCTCCCCATTCAAGGTTCTCCAGGGCCATCGTCAGGGCCTCCGACCCTCTCGGCCCGGCGCCGCTCAGGACCAGGCCGCCCCCGGAGAGGCCGAAGCGGATCGCCGCCTCGCCGAGAAAGGTGTTGGGCAGGGTGTAGGCGAAGAGGTGCGGGCTGGCCAGGGAGCCCCCTTCCTCAAGGACCGTGTCGAAGTAGGCGCCGTCGGTGGCGAGGCAGCCGCAGGCGCTCTCGGCGAGCAGGCCGAAGGGGCGCTTGGAGTCCCATTCCTCCAGCCCGGCGTCGCGCAGGGCGAATGCGATCGCCGCCAGGCCGGTGCGGGAGAAAGGGTCGAGGCGCCCGAAGCGGCGGTCCGGCGCGGCGAAGACCTCCTTGCGTGAGATCTCGGGGAGGACTCCGGCGGGCATGGCGAATGCCCCCTTCGCCCTGCCACGTCCCGGTCCTGCGGCGCTCACCCAGCCGATGCCGGTCACGAAGGCTTTCATCGCGCCCCTCCCCGCTCCAGAAGGACGGCGGCGTTGACCCCGCCGAAGCCCGAGTTGGTCGACAGGAGGCACCCCGGCCCGAAAGAGCGCGGCTCGCCGTGGACCCGGCCGCGGCCGAGTTCCTCCGGCCGGCGCAGGCCGAGGGTCGGCGGAGCGGCCCCCTCGTTCAGGGCGCACAGGCCGAGGGCGATCTCGATCCCCCCGGCGGCGCCGAGGGTGTGGCCGAGGGCCCCCTTCACCGAATGAAGGGGGACCGGGCGCTTGCCGAAAACCGTGTCGAAGGCGGTCAGCTCCATGAGGTCGTTGTAGGCGGTGCCGGTGCCGTGGGCGCAGACCGCGGCCACCGCATCGGGCTCCAGCCCGGCCCTGTCCAGGCTCTGGCGCACCGCCGCAACCAGGCCGCAGCCGTCGCGCGCCGGGGCGGTGATGTGGTGGGCGTCGCCGGCGACCCCCCAGCCTCGAACCCGGCCGAGAACCGGGCGCCCCTCCCGGGCGGCGCAGGGGGCGCTCGTCAGGAGCAGGGCCGCGGCCCCCTCGCCGAGGGAGAGACCGGCGCGCTCCCTGTCGAAGGGGCGGCAGGGCCGGGGGTCGAGAGCCTGCAGGGCGGAGAATCCCGAGAAAACGAACTCGCTGACCAGGTCGAGGCAGCAGACAAGGACCGCCTCGGCGCGGCCGGAGGCGATCGCGGCCGCCGCCCGGGCCACGGCGATGGTCGAGGAGGCGCAGGCCGCGCTGACATTGACTCCCCCGGCCAGTCCCAAACGCTCGGCGACGGCCTTCGGCAGGGCCCCGAGGGGGAGGTCGGCGGCGTCGGCCGGCAGCCCGCGGCGCAGCCGTTCCAGGTTGTCGATCCCCCCCTTGGTGGAGGCGGTCAGGAGCCGGCAGCCGCCAGGTAGCAGCCCGATTCCGTCCAGCAGGCGGTCGAGCAGGGGATGCATCAGCGAACCCTCCCCGGCCCGTTCCAGCCCGGGGACGCAGGCGGCAAACCCGCTCCCGTAGCCCTCCGCGGCGAAGCGTGTCAGCGGGACGATGCCGCTGCTCCCGGCGAGCAGAGCGTTCCAGGTCTCCGCCAGGTCGTCGCCGAGGGCCGTCACGACCCGGGCCTCGCTGATGCAGACCTCCCTCATGCCAGCTCCCCGTCCTGCCAGCGACGCTGAAAGTCCCGGTAGAAAGGGGGAGAGACGAGGAGCAGCTCGTGGTCCCGGTCCATCAGCATCTGCACCGTGTAGCCCGTGGTGGCGACCCGTCCCTCGCCGTCGCGGATGACGAACTCGTGGTTGAGGCGCGCCGCCTCGGACCAGTGGAGGATCCCCTCGACGGTGAATTCCTCCCGGAAGCGCAGGGGGCGGTGGTAGTCGGCGTGAATCGAGCGCAGGGGGGCGAGCACTCCGTTGTCGTAGAAGTCGAGGTAGCCGATGCCGTACATCTCCCCGAGGGCGACCCGGGCGTCCTCGAAGTAGCCGGCGTAGCGCCCGTGCCAGACGATTCCCAGGGGGTCCACCTCCTCGAAACGGACGGTCCTGGAGACGGTTCTGCGCAGGGGCGGGGGATCCCCCGGACGGCTCGGGAAATAGGGTTTTCTCATTCTTCGTCCCCGGCGGCAAAGACCATGCGGAAAGAGGCGGCCTCCTCCCCGTCCGCCTCCAGTGCGGCGTCGAAGACCGGGGCGTCAGAGCCCCGCCGGCGGCAGGAAACGGTGATTTCCTGGCCGGGGCGCAGCTGCACCAGGAAGCGGGCCCGCTCGACCCGCGCCAGCCTCAGGGGGACGCCGGCGAATTCCTCGGCGAGGAGGGCGGCGGTCAACATCTGGACCACCGCGGGAAGGACCGGGTAGCCGGGGAAGTGCCCGTCAAAGCCGGGAAAGTCCGCCTCGAAGCGGTAGCGCCCGGTCGTCTCGTCCTC
It encodes:
- a CDS encoding radical SAM protein encodes the protein MRMKLIYPSWPKLERQTEFHLPPHGPVVFAAAVPPEVELSFVDENLQSVDFNEGVDLVAVSTMLSCQLPRAFEVAREYRERGVPVIFGGIATMLHAEEVAGHADSVFLGEVEGRFAGVIEDFQRGRLQKVYDYMHRHPDIELVGTARREILDRDLYNYRGVQMLDLVHASRGCRFDCFPCCTGYLGGKAFRPRPIDKVIAEMEAIRNNRLFIVDNSLAQDRQWLIDLFTAMAPLKKKWVSHPILDDDEVLKLAADAGAWYVYQAVFDTSDTIRNRIRRLKDHGIGIEGTIILGTDDQDADDIKRLVDFLLEVELDVAEFTVLTPFPHSPIRAQLERQGRILSNDWIDYTAGKVVFQPKKMTPDELQEMYEYAWDTFYAGGGHQLKMGELFKQVIGREMEDGTYRRYDAGSRRAFRRQGGA
- a CDS encoding DUF2062 domain-containing protein, which gives rise to MGVEELRVLIVIPVYNHAATLREVAERSLALHPDVLVVDDGSSDGGAGRLEGLPVRMVRHDENRGKGAAILTAAAEAERLGMTHIVTIDADGQHDPADFARFLPLLREDPWAIVVGNRDMGGEHVPGASRFGRSFSNFWLRVQTGQSLGDTQSGFRAYPVAVLSALSLGEARYSFEVEVLVKAAWAGVALREVAISVYYPPAGERVSHFDKFLDNVRISLLNTRLTLRSVAPWPHRKIVRDRRPGDEVSVLRPLQSVRTLLTEKSSAGELAAAAALGVFLGALPLLAVHTVVILLASGFLRLNKVASVGASQLCMPPLVPALCIEAGYYMRHGEFLTEISMETLGYQGLERLYEWLLGSLLLGPALAVLVGAIVYLLALMVKREKRAAT
- a CDS encoding beta-ketoacyl synthase N-terminal-like domain-containing protein, with the translated sequence MKAFVTGIGWVSAAGPGRGRAKGAFAMPAGVLPEISRKEVFAAPDRRFGRLDPFSRTGLAAIAFALRDAGLEEWDSKRPFGLLAESACGCLATDGAYFDTVLEEGGSLASPHLFAYTLPNTFLGEAAIRFGLSGGGLVLSGAGPRGSEALTMALENLEWGDEKGVLAGICDLEAPPPLEAPEGAAPGALFVVLEREPAGGLAPLGELSIAEGLALDGCPVADLPSLVRACHKNSRG
- a CDS encoding radical SAM protein, giving the protein MARLAEKKVLLVHPLGYRPEAAGRDISRLANIMPPLGLASIAAYLEREGMEVRIVDCFAHPDAERRILDALRRERPATVAFSCTTSSFLDGVRLAGLAKAELPGVRTVFGGPHVSALKEVALEGRPEIDVLVAGEGEAALAELVAAGGEPAGVAGLVWRDGGETVFNGPREGLELDSLPFPAYAKLAGFPEAYRLPIFNYPRTPNTSCISSRGCTYACSYCDRSVFGRTFRFNSAEYLYEHLRHLGERFGIRHVNFYDDQFTFHRGRVEDFCRMMIDRPLGMTFNCAVRAEHVDSELLRLMKAAGCWMASLGIETGDPELLARHRQNPDLDLLADKIRLIKGAGIRTKGLLMMGLPGESEESIRRSMDYVFSLPVDDFNLAKFTPFPGSPIYAEARELGEFDEDWDRMDCMSFQFVPRGLTRERLEVLFREFYKSHYSRPKVLLGFAAMLWRSPDSWRRFAGNLGAFLRFARSDRRYGDA
- a CDS encoding lipid biosynthesis B12-binding/radical SAM protein, giving the protein MSRVFLLSSNVSTEPYPVYPLGMAVVAGALAGSGHQVRQFDFLAEERSEQRLTEAVREFAPDFVCLSLRNIDNVDSLCAEGGWYLEQARRLVACLRTETAVPVILGGPAFSILPEEILDFVGGDHGIVGEGERAACELIDALAAGKAAGRIIAGGAPLAGGEMTAPLLEEKLVDFYLRGSGMLNLQTKRGCPHACAYCTYPHLEGKDFRPRDPREVADDLERMTREHGVDHVFFTDSVFNDPRGHYLEVAEELIRRELKLNWCGYFRPQGLGRAELALLKRSGLSAVELGTDAACDRTLAGLDKGFSFAEVLEVNRACLEEKVPCAHFVIFGGPGETTETLQEGLENMERLGPAVVFAFSGIRILQGAPIHQRAVADGVIAPDAPLLRPVYYFSPGVDSEQMNAAIEAAFAGRRDRIFPPSEGQARLSVMQRFGYRGLLWDKLISFDKGSRRRAGGA
- a CDS encoding acyl-CoA thioesterase, translating into MRKPYFPSRPGDPPPLRRTVSRTVRFEEVDPLGIVWHGRYAGYFEDARVALGEMYGIGYLDFYDNGVLAPLRSIHADYHRPLRFREEFTVEGILHWSEAARLNHEFVIRDGEGRVATTGYTVQMLMDRDHELLLVSPPFYRDFQRRWQDGELA
- a CDS encoding beta-ketoacyl synthase N-terminal-like domain-containing protein; its protein translation is MREVCISEARVVTALGDDLAETWNALLAGSSGIVPLTRFAAEGYGSGFAACVPGLERAGEGSLMHPLLDRLLDGIGLLPGGCRLLTASTKGGIDNLERLRRGLPADAADLPLGALPKAVAERLGLAGGVNVSAACASSTIAVARAAAAIASGRAEAVLVCCLDLVSEFVFSGFSALQALDPRPCRPFDRERAGLSLGEGAAALLLTSAPCAAREGRPVLGRVRGWGVAGDAHHITAPARDGCGLVAAVRQSLDRAGLEPDAVAAVCAHGTGTAYNDLMELTAFDTVFGKRPVPLHSVKGALGHTLGAAGGIEIALGLCALNEGAAPPTLGLRRPEELGRGRVHGEPRSFGPGCLLSTNSGFGGVNAAVLLERGGAR